A window of the Petrotoga sp. 9PWA.NaAc.5.4 genome harbors these coding sequences:
- the lgt gene encoding prolipoprotein diacylglyceryl transferase — protein sequence MKKDKVFFNTFLVSVFSFILVSITILPKSFSGEWYFNPIIIKIGVLEIRWYGLLIAISILLATFIGQKEAEREKVSEDDFFNALSLGIIFGIIGARLYYVLFNLQYFSKNPSEILKIWHGGLAIHGAILAAFLTVFVYTHLKKNCTFTFLQGLDLFTFVLPLAQSIGRWGNFFNHEAYGTPTELPWKMYIAPEHRMVGFESYEYFHPTFLYESAWNLLIFLVLFYFIRNKRKTYGEVTALYLILYSIGRIPIEMLRTDSLYVGNMRVAVLISIFFIIIGAITFLILRYKKSTKVIK from the coding sequence ATGAAAAAAGATAAAGTGTTTTTCAATACATTTTTGGTTTCAGTTTTTTCTTTTATTTTAGTGAGTATAACCATATTACCGAAAAGTTTCTCTGGAGAATGGTATTTTAACCCAATTATTATTAAAATAGGAGTTTTAGAAATAAGATGGTACGGGTTATTAATAGCTATTTCTATATTATTAGCTACATTTATCGGTCAAAAAGAAGCTGAAAGAGAAAAAGTGAGCGAGGATGATTTTTTCAATGCCCTTTCTTTAGGAATCATCTTTGGGATTATAGGTGCAAGATTATATTATGTCCTTTTCAACTTACAGTATTTTAGCAAAAATCCTTCAGAAATATTAAAAATATGGCATGGTGGATTAGCTATACATGGAGCCATTTTAGCTGCTTTTTTAACAGTTTTTGTTTATACCCATCTAAAGAAAAATTGTACGTTTACTTTTCTGCAGGGTTTAGACTTATTTACTTTTGTATTACCGTTGGCTCAATCTATAGGAAGATGGGGAAATTTTTTTAATCACGAAGCATATGGAACTCCGACAGAACTTCCATGGAAAATGTATATAGCCCCTGAACATAGAATGGTTGGATTTGAAAGTTATGAATATTTTCATCCAACGTTTTTATATGAATCTGCCTGGAATCTTTTGATATTTTTAGTACTTTTTTATTTCATCAGAAACAAAAGAAAAACATATGGTGAAGTTACGGCTTTATATTTAATACTGTATTCTATTGGTCGCATTCCTATAGAAATGCTTAGAACAGATAGTTTATATGTAGGTAATATGAGAGTAGCTGTTCTAATCAGCATATTTTTCATAATCATTGGAGCTATAACTTTTCTTATTTTAAGATACAAGAAATCTACAAAAGTTATTAAATAA
- a CDS encoding tetratricopeptide repeat protein yields MKKIFIFFLFTFLIVIINADNYTLGYEYYLNGLKYYRSGDYELAQTFLEKALEVSPSLENEIPEIKMYLGLSAFQNRDYATAEIYLRLFEGNAVVDQTLSVLEELKKNNEGENYRLSNTISTITESSSKTTEEKLSEFFHPPFFIIMLIIFSVSFVSALLTFIWIQKYGFSSKKKTQYNQISFQSISDIKNEKDEEINYKTIDEFDETSIKSIWRQAKALKNLLNISQEYTETEGNLDVATPKTKELDEIELLQKTLNEEINEILKSADLNQIEEILDELQDSDGKINENISNVSIHENLNEYQNEYVYLKDVIKPNDNTKLKYSSILEKEEKKINLNLDKSQNVKDLVVELSKKNVKPQKSDIERFFNSLFYETNEENIK; encoded by the coding sequence ATGAAAAAAATCTTTATTTTTTTTCTATTCACATTTTTGATAGTTATTATTAATGCCGATAATTATACTCTGGGCTATGAGTACTATTTGAATGGTTTAAAGTATTATAGAAGTGGTGACTATGAATTAGCTCAAACTTTCTTAGAAAAGGCTTTGGAAGTTTCTCCAAGCTTAGAGAATGAAATCCCGGAAATCAAAATGTATTTGGGGCTTTCTGCTTTTCAAAATAGAGACTACGCAACCGCAGAAATTTATCTTCGACTATTTGAAGGAAATGCTGTGGTTGACCAAACTCTTTCTGTTTTGGAAGAATTGAAAAAGAATAATGAAGGGGAAAATTATCGCTTAAGCAATACTATATCAACAATAACGGAAAGTTCTTCAAAAACAACTGAAGAAAAACTAAGTGAGTTTTTTCATCCTCCATTTTTTATTATAATGTTGATTATTTTTTCTGTATCTTTTGTTTCAGCTCTTTTAACTTTTATTTGGATTCAAAAGTATGGTTTTTCATCAAAAAAGAAAACTCAGTATAATCAAATTTCTTTTCAAAGTATATCTGATATAAAAAATGAAAAAGATGAAGAAATTAACTATAAAACTATAGATGAATTCGATGAAACATCTATCAAATCTATATGGAGGCAAGCAAAGGCCTTAAAAAATCTTTTGAACATTTCACAAGAGTACACTGAAACTGAAGGAAATTTAGATGTAGCTACTCCAAAAACTAAAGAATTAGATGAGATAGAACTTCTTCAAAAAACATTAAATGAAGAAATAAACGAGATATTAAAATCAGCTGATTTAAACCAAATTGAAGAAATTTTAGACGAACTTCAAGATAGTGATGGTAAAATAAATGAAAATATTTCAAATGTTTCTATCCATGAAAATTTAAATGAATATCAAAATGAATATGTCTACCTAAAAGATGTTATTAAACCTAATGATAACACTAAATTAAAGTATTCATCAATTTTAGAAAAAGAAGAAAAAAAAATAAATTTAAACTTAGATAAATCTCAAAATGTTAAAGATTTAGTTGTAGAACTAAGCAAAAAAAATGTTAAACCTCAAAAATCTGATATAGAAAGATTTTTTAATAGCTTATTTTATGAGACAAATGAAGAAAACATTAAATAG
- the rsmD gene encoding 16S rRNA (guanine(966)-N(2))-methyltransferase RsmD — translation MILKIETGKFKNKIIHTVSDYRTRYTTASLRQAIMSMFDFSNVDILELFAGSGIFSFEALSNGAKSATLVDISSKAINTILENAKELNILESIKVIKSDFRRVINKLKDYSYDCIYADPPFNLGYVDDLIKIIDNSCDILKNDGIMFIEKHKKEKNNFSLKNMFLEEVREYGDVELIILKKKVLF, via the coding sequence ATGATTTTAAAAATCGAAACAGGAAAATTTAAAAATAAGATAATTCACACTGTAAGTGATTACAGAACTAGATATACAACAGCCTCTTTAAGGCAAGCTATTATGAGTATGTTCGATTTTTCAAATGTTGATATTTTAGAACTTTTCGCAGGAAGCGGTATATTTAGCTTTGAAGCTTTAAGTAACGGAGCAAAAAGTGCGACACTTGTAGATATTTCATCTAAAGCTATCAACACTATCTTGGAAAATGCAAAGGAATTAAACATTTTAGAGAGTATAAAAGTTATTAAGTCAGATTTTAGAAGAGTTATAAATAAATTAAAAGATTATTCTTATGATTGTATATATGCGGATCCACCGTTCAATTTAGGATACGTGGATGATCTAATAAAAATAATTGACAATAGTTGTGATATATTGAAAAACGATGGAATTATGTTCATTGAAAAACATAAAAAAGAAAAGAATAATTTTTCTTTAAAAAATATGTTTTTAGAGGAAGTAAGAGAATATGGAGATGTGGAATTAATTATTTTGAAAAAAAAGGTCCTTTTTTAA
- the recG gene encoding ATP-dependent DNA helicase RecG — MIEDILNTFEYIIQLKEKNIKTWEDIFPSFYNLVKNNISEITEIGALEDIKKILAYVKPLKLLPEDRREQRLKGLKESIRELKEKYLIDEITERPEKELALFTDIKYIKHVGTKRAELLKRLNISSLYDFFYFPPRDYEDRRKVTKIFSAKENEKGVIIGKVINYEELKINEGLIILNFSVADDTGVIIVTFFNQGYVKSYLKKGVKAAFYGKIEFSYGLKQMKSPDFQILEKEEDFKKEILPIYPLTTGLFQTTMRNIAKEVIKQTFFLEDFIPDEFLKEFNMLSLKKRLKGLHFPLSLYHKDRALCSLKYEEAILFEIAILYVKLKVKETKRVEQKDIEGKLSQKFIESLNFKLTDAQKRCYEEIKRDLMSPYPMNRLLQGDVGSGKTVVSELAIVDVCEAGYQVAVMVPTSVLAKQQFQRISKDLTSLGLKVELLIGETKENEKISIKERLKLGQIDVVIGTHAIIQQDVEFKKLGFIVIDEQHRFGVNQRLELIKKGTHPDILVMTATPIPRTLAMTFYGDLDVSLIDEMPKGRKPIKTILVSQANQNSLYEFVQQELKQGNQAFFIYPLIEESETLDLKNATDMYEKLKETFKEYNVGLLHGRFSASEKNDVMDKFFNKEYNILVATSVVEVGIDVPDATVIVIEHPDRFGLSQLHQLRGRVGRSKKQSYCFLVIDEKMNYETKQKLSAFAKTKDGFKVAEIDLKWRGPGKFFGLEQHGIPEFKFLDLSEDILIIENSRKKAENFLENPLALEHSEKLKKELKFKYRNSLELINVL; from the coding sequence ATGATTGAAGACATCCTAAATACTTTTGAATATATTATTCAATTGAAAGAAAAAAACATAAAAACTTGGGAAGATATCTTCCCAAGTTTTTATAACCTTGTAAAAAATAATATTTCAGAAATCACAGAAATTGGAGCTTTAGAAGATATTAAGAAAATACTGGCGTATGTAAAACCTTTAAAACTACTTCCGGAAGATAGAAGAGAACAAAGATTAAAAGGTTTAAAAGAATCTATAAGAGAATTAAAAGAAAAGTATCTAATAGATGAAATTACTGAAAGACCCGAAAAAGAACTTGCATTATTCACAGACATAAAATATATAAAACATGTAGGTACAAAAAGGGCTGAGCTGTTAAAAAGACTAAATATTTCCAGTTTATATGATTTTTTCTACTTTCCTCCCCGTGATTACGAAGATAGAAGAAAAGTAACAAAAATTTTTTCTGCTAAAGAAAATGAAAAAGGGGTTATTATAGGTAAAGTAATTAATTATGAAGAGCTAAAAATTAACGAAGGATTAATCATTTTGAATTTTTCTGTGGCAGACGATACAGGTGTTATTATAGTTACTTTTTTCAATCAAGGATATGTTAAATCATATTTGAAGAAAGGTGTAAAAGCTGCTTTTTATGGGAAAATAGAGTTCTCTTATGGATTAAAACAAATGAAATCTCCAGATTTTCAGATTTTAGAAAAAGAAGAGGACTTTAAAAAAGAGATTCTTCCTATATATCCATTGACAACCGGCTTATTCCAAACTACAATGAGAAATATCGCAAAAGAAGTTATAAAACAAACTTTTTTCTTAGAAGACTTTATACCGGATGAGTTCTTAAAAGAGTTTAATATGTTAAGCTTGAAAAAACGTTTAAAAGGTCTGCATTTTCCCTTGAGCCTTTACCATAAAGATAGAGCTTTGTGTTCTTTAAAATATGAAGAAGCCATATTATTCGAAATAGCAATCTTATACGTAAAGTTGAAAGTTAAAGAAACCAAAAGAGTCGAACAAAAAGATATTGAAGGAAAACTTTCGCAAAAATTTATAGAATCATTAAACTTTAAATTAACCGATGCTCAAAAAAGATGCTATGAAGAAATAAAGAGAGACTTGATGTCTCCATATCCTATGAATAGGCTTCTTCAAGGAGATGTTGGTTCAGGAAAAACTGTAGTTTCAGAATTAGCTATTGTCGACGTTTGCGAAGCAGGTTATCAAGTAGCGGTTATGGTTCCTACATCAGTTTTGGCGAAACAACAATTTCAAAGAATTTCGAAAGATTTAACCTCTTTAGGATTAAAAGTGGAGTTACTTATAGGCGAAACTAAGGAAAATGAAAAGATTTCTATAAAAGAAAGATTAAAATTAGGACAAATAGATGTTGTCATAGGCACTCATGCAATTATTCAGCAAGATGTGGAATTTAAAAAATTAGGTTTTATCGTAATAGATGAGCAACATAGATTCGGAGTAAATCAAAGATTAGAGCTAATAAAAAAAGGCACTCACCCTGATATTTTGGTAATGACTGCAACCCCTATTCCAAGAACATTAGCTATGACATTTTATGGAGATTTAGACGTAAGTTTGATTGATGAAATGCCTAAGGGCAGAAAACCTATAAAGACAATCTTGGTATCACAAGCTAATCAAAATAGTTTGTACGAATTCGTTCAACAAGAATTAAAACAGGGCAACCAAGCTTTTTTCATATACCCTTTGATAGAAGAATCGGAAACATTAGATTTGAAAAATGCCACCGATATGTACGAAAAATTGAAAGAAACTTTTAAAGAGTATAATGTGGGCCTTTTACACGGAAGATTTTCTGCCTCAGAAAAAAACGACGTGATGGATAAATTTTTCAACAAAGAGTACAATATTTTAGTTGCGACATCTGTTGTTGAAGTCGGAATAGATGTGCCTGATGCAACAGTTATTGTTATAGAACATCCGGATAGATTTGGTTTATCTCAACTCCATCAGTTGAGAGGGAGAGTTGGAAGAAGTAAAAAACAGTCTTATTGTTTTTTAGTCATAGACGAAAAAATGAATTATGAAACAAAGCAAAAATTATCTGCCTTTGCTAAAACAAAAGACGGATTTAAAGTTGCAGAGATAGATTTAAAATGGAGAGGTCCTGGAAAATTCTTTGGCTTAGAACAGCATGGGATACCTGAATTTAAATTTTTAGATCTTTCAGAAGATATTTTGATAATAGAAAATTCGAGAAAGAAAGCAGAAAACTTTTTAGAAAATCCGCTCGCTCTCGAACACTCTGAGAAGTTAAAAAAAGAGTTAAAATTTAAATATAGGAATTCTTTAGAACTCATAAATGTTCTTTGA
- a CDS encoding alkaline phosphatase produces the protein MKRLILTIGFLLIFLFSFSYKYIFLFIADGMGIPHLQLTNMYKENKYGETLNMMQLPYFALVETSSLNGVTDSAAAITAILSGEKTYNDMINTKGSKTLTPLTYLLKNDGYQVGVISTNSLVDATPAGAYAFVENRRDYQKIVQDLLKSNFDLLISGGRAYLDKKEVEKHGYSYSEMLPQTVIPQKEILALYYGNFPFLTDNEQRITLEESLKYALKKFGEDPFFLLIEGGRIDHAAHAHDTYSMIKEIIDLDDAVKVALEFYASNPYDTLIIVTSDHATGGLSLGDGFLSLNKIKENRFSYEKMINVFNSSQSYSEFKKILGLLEDLQEEFYASKNSTKNITYQSEIIKNYYDSLNNLIGLSWGTFGHTIDYVPLFSNIPNDTYLIKNNEIFYVFEIF, from the coding sequence ATGAAAAGACTAATTTTAACAATAGGGTTTCTGCTGATATTTTTATTTTCTTTTTCGTATAAGTACATCTTTTTATTTATAGCTGATGGAATGGGCATACCACATTTACAATTAACTAATATGTATAAAGAAAACAAATATGGTGAAACATTAAATATGATGCAACTGCCTTATTTTGCTTTGGTAGAAACGTCTTCCTTAAACGGTGTTACTGATTCAGCTGCCGCAATTACCGCTATACTCTCTGGAGAAAAAACTTATAACGATATGATTAACACTAAGGGCTCTAAAACCTTAACTCCTTTAACTTATCTTCTCAAAAATGATGGGTATCAAGTAGGCGTTATTTCTACAAATAGCTTAGTTGATGCAACTCCTGCAGGTGCCTATGCTTTTGTTGAAAATAGGAGAGATTATCAAAAGATAGTTCAAGATTTGTTAAAAAGTAATTTTGACCTTTTGATCTCAGGTGGCAGAGCTTATTTGGACAAAAAAGAAGTTGAAAAACATGGATATAGTTACAGTGAAATGCTTCCTCAAACTGTTATACCTCAAAAGGAAATTTTAGCTTTGTACTACGGAAATTTTCCATTTTTAACAGACAATGAACAAAGAATAACTTTAGAAGAGAGCTTAAAATACGCATTAAAAAAATTTGGAGAAGATCCATTTTTCCTTTTGATTGAAGGAGGAAGAATAGATCATGCGGCCCATGCACATGATACTTACTCGATGATAAAAGAAATAATTGATTTAGATGATGCAGTTAAGGTGGCGTTAGAGTTTTATGCAAGTAATCCTTACGACACTTTAATAATAGTAACTTCTGATCATGCAACAGGGGGATTGAGTTTGGGGGATGGATTCTTATCTTTAAATAAAATAAAAGAAAATAGATTTTCTTATGAAAAAATGATCAACGTTTTTAATTCAAGTCAAAGCTATTCGGAATTTAAAAAAATTTTGGGACTATTAGAAGATTTACAAGAGGAATTTTATGCCTCAAAAAATTCAACAAAAAACATAACGTATCAATCAGAAATCATAAAAAACTATTATGATTCCTTAAATAATTTAATTGGATTGAGTTGGGGAACATTCGGGCACACTATAGATTACGTTCCATTATTTTCAAACATTCCAAATGATACATATTTAATAAAAAATAACGAAATTTTTTATGTTTTTGAGATTTTTTAA